The genomic DNA AAAAACAGCTGGGAAAAAAAGAAAGCGAATATATGTCCAATCTAGATCCTTTTATAAAAAGATATATCAAAGAATCATTAAATGATAAATATTAAACTTAACTTTTTAAACTTAAATTATTAAACTTAAATTATTAAATTCAAATTATTAAATTTGGAAAAATTTATAATATATAAAATAGTTAAATAGAATATTATCAAAAATAAATTAAAGATGAAAATAAATTAAAGATGAAAATAAATTAAAGATGTGAATAAATTAAAAGTATGATTTAGTTAAATAGTTTAAATTGTTTAAAATTATATATTATTAATTCTAATTAGTATTTCTAATTATTGGAGGAATTATTATTGACATGAAATGTGGACTTGAAATTCACGTACAGCTAAAAACTGACTCAAAGCTATTTTGTGATTGCCCTACAAACTATAAAGATGCTTCAGCAAACACAAACATTTGTCCAGTTTGTTTAAATCAACCAGGAGCAAAACCATATCCAACTAATGAAAAAGCTTTAGAAAATGCCCTAACAATAGCATTAATGTTAAACTGTAAAATAGACCAAAGTATAACCTATTTCATGAGAAAACATTATGATTATCCAGATTTACCTTCTGGTTATCAAAGAACTTCAGTTCCAATTGGATATGAAGGAGATCTGAATGGAATCAGAATACGTGAAATACATATGGAAGAAGATCCAGGTCAATTTAAACCAGATTTTGGAATAGTTGATTTTAATAGGTCTGGAATTCCTCTTGTTGAAATTGTTACAGAACCAGACATGCATTCCCCAGAAGAAGCTCGTGAATTTTTAAAAGAGCTAATTAGAGTCTTAAATTATAGTGAATGTGCTCGTGGAGAAGGAACCATGCGAGCAGATGTCAATATATCCCTTGAAGGAGGAAATAGAGCAGAAATTAAAAATATAAACTCTATAAAAGGTGCATATAAAGCACTTAAGTTTGAAATGATCAGACAAAAAAATTTAATAAAAAGAGGGGTTGAAGTAAAACAAGAAACAAGAGCATTCTTAGAATCTCAAATGATAACCGTAGGTATGAGAACAAAAGAAGACGCAGATGATTATAGATTTATACCAGACCCAGATTTACCCCCAATTAAGATTCAAAGCAATCAACTTGAAGAAGTAGCTGAATCTATGCCTGAAGCTCCTCACCATAAAGTCAATAGATTCATGGAACAATATAAAATAGATGAAGAAACTGCTAAAACATTAACTTCAGAACTTGAATTAGCTAATGCTTATGAAGAAGTAGCTAAATCAATAGATCCAAAATTTTCTGCAATGTGGATGAGAGATGAACTTAAAAGAGTTTTAACATATAATAAACTTGAATTTGCAGATAGTGAAATAAGTCCAAATAATATTATAGATCTATTAAAACTTCTTAAAGATAAAGAGATTACAACAAAAGCAGGACAAAGAATAGTTGAACAAATGCCTAAGAATAAGAAACCTCCAAAGGAAATAGCTGAAAATTTGGGATTAATAGGTGTTGTAAAAGAAGATGAAGTAATAAATGCAGCTAAAAAAGCCATAGAAGAAAATTCTGAGGCTGTAGAAGATTATAAAGCAGGTAAAGGAGCATCCTTAAACTTCTTAGTTGGTCAGGTTATGAGATTAACTAGAGGAAAAGCAGATCCTGGAGAAACTGTAAAAATATTAAAAGAATTACTTAAATAGAATAAAAATTATTAATATAGCAAATTATTGAATTAAATAGGAATTGAAGGAAAAAATAGCTATTTTAAAAATTAATAATTGAAGGAAGTATAGAAAAATGAGTGGAAAATCTTTAGTAAAAAACTATATGACAAAGGATGTTATTAGTGTAAATCCTAATACACCTAATGCAAATGTTATAAAATTAATGAAAGATACTGGTCACGATGGATTTCCAGTTATTGATGAAAACGAACATATTGTAGGAATAGTTACTGCTTTTGACTTATTATTAAAAGAATGGGAAGAGTTAGTGAAAGATATTATGTCAACTGAAGTAGTAGTTGCTCAACAAGATATGTCTATCAATGATGCTTCTAGAGTAATGTTTAGACAAGGAATTTCAAGATTACCAGTTGTAGGTAGAGATGGAAGACTTAATGGAATAATAACAAACACAGATATGGTTAGATCCCATATAGAACGATCAACTCCAACTAAAGTAAATTACTTTAAAAAGACTTTAGAACAATTATATGGAATTAAAACAAATTTAAAAAGAGAAAAAGTTAGTACTAATGATTTAAGACCTACTCAAGATAAAGTCTATGCTGATGAATTAGAAGGAAGGACTTATGAATTAAAAAGAGGGTTAGCTGAACCAGCTATTGTAGTAAAAAGTGGAAATAGATGGATACTTGTTGATGGACATCACAGAGCCGTTGCTGCAAGAAAATTAGGATGTAATGAAATTGATTGTTATGTTATTAATCTAAACAAGGATTTAGAGTTAGGTATGGAAAAAACAGCTGACAAAGCAGGGATACATAATTTTGATGATATTGAAATTATTGATGATGCACAACATCCACTTATAGCTATTACAGAAAGTTTAAAGAAAAAAATGCCTGAAAAAATGAAGCCTGGTAAATATTGGACCAAAGAAGATGAAGAACAAGAAAGTAATGAATAAAGTAAAAATAGCTTTAAAGAATTCATATCCAATATATCCAATAAATAATATATAATTTATACAATGAAGAAGGATCCTTAATGACTAATGAAAAAATTATCAGAGACATTTATGAAACACTAGAAGATAGAAAAAATAACCCGATTGATTCATATACTTCTAATATAATGAAAGATAGCAAAAAATTAGCTGAGGATAAAATTTTAGAAAAAATAGGGGAAGAAGCAGCTGAGGTTATAATTGCATCAAAAAATAATGAGAAACTCGTTCATGAATCTGCTGATTTAATTTTTCACACACTTCTTCTTTTAGCATACAAAGAAATTAGCCTAGATGAATTATTAGAGGAATTTAAGAGAAGACATGAATTATAGTTACTAAATATGGCAATGTTATTATAGTTTACTAAATATGGCAATTTTATTATAGTTTACTAAATATTGTAAGTTCATTTAATATAAGTATGTAATTTTATAATAGATATTCCATATTATACATTCCCCTTTCTTTTTTAAACAATTTAATACTTTTTTTATCAAATATTTCGAATCCTAAAGATTTATATAGCTTTATTGCTCCCTTATTATTAAATTCAGCATCTAAAACAACTCGTTTAAATCTTTTTTTTCTTG from Methanobrevibacter arboriphilus JCM 13429 = DSM 1125 includes the following:
- a CDS encoding CBS domain-containing ParB/RepB/Spo0J family partition protein is translated as MSGKSLVKNYMTKDVISVNPNTPNANVIKLMKDTGHDGFPVIDENEHIVGIVTAFDLLLKEWEELVKDIMSTEVVVAQQDMSINDASRVMFRQGISRLPVVGRDGRLNGIITNTDMVRSHIERSTPTKVNYFKKTLEQLYGIKTNLKREKVSTNDLRPTQDKVYADELEGRTYELKRGLAEPAIVVKSGNRWILVDGHHRAVAARKLGCNEIDCYVINLNKDLELGMEKTADKAGIHNFDDIEIIDDAQHPLIAITESLKKKMPEKMKPGKYWTKEDEEQESNE
- the gatB gene encoding Asp-tRNA(Asn)/Glu-tRNA(Gln) amidotransferase subunit GatB — translated: MKCGLEIHVQLKTDSKLFCDCPTNYKDASANTNICPVCLNQPGAKPYPTNEKALENALTIALMLNCKIDQSITYFMRKHYDYPDLPSGYQRTSVPIGYEGDLNGIRIREIHMEEDPGQFKPDFGIVDFNRSGIPLVEIVTEPDMHSPEEAREFLKELIRVLNYSECARGEGTMRADVNISLEGGNRAEIKNINSIKGAYKALKFEMIRQKNLIKRGVEVKQETRAFLESQMITVGMRTKEDADDYRFIPDPDLPPIKIQSNQLEEVAESMPEAPHHKVNRFMEQYKIDEETAKTLTSELELANAYEEVAKSIDPKFSAMWMRDELKRVLTYNKLEFADSEISPNNIIDLLKLLKDKEITTKAGQRIVEQMPKNKKPPKEIAENLGLIGVVKEDEVINAAKKAIEENSEAVEDYKAGKGASLNFLVGQVMRLTRGKADPGETVKILKELLK
- the hisE gene encoding phosphoribosyl-ATP diphosphatase, with product MTNEKIIRDIYETLEDRKNNPIDSYTSNIMKDSKKLAEDKILEKIGEEAAEVIIASKNNEKLVHESADLIFHTLLLLAYKEISLDELLEEFKRRHEL